A single window of Modestobacter italicus DNA harbors:
- a CDS encoding putative quinol monooxygenase has translation MILIVVKFPIQPDRIDEWMRVAGNYAGAVQVEEGSLFFEWSRSLQEPGTFVCVEGFRDAAAGASHVGTAHFQEFVDRASELVEKQPQIIYTDSPDINGWGPMGEIQPR, from the coding sequence ATGATCCTGATCGTCGTCAAATTCCCCATCCAGCCCGACCGTATAGATGAATGGATGAGGGTCGCCGGGAACTACGCTGGTGCGGTACAGGTAGAGGAAGGAAGTCTGTTCTTCGAATGGTCCCGGAGCCTGCAGGAACCTGGCACGTTCGTCTGCGTCGAGGGCTTCCGGGATGCTGCAGCTGGCGCATCTCACGTGGGCACGGCTCACTTCCAGGAATTCGTCGACCGGGCATCCGAGCTCGTCGAGAAGCAGCCGCAGATCATCTACACGGATTCCCCGGACATCAACGGGTGGGGCCCGATGGGTGAGATCCAGCCACGGTGA
- a CDS encoding NAD(P)-dependent alcohol dehydrogenase, whose protein sequence is MKAARVHSYGRPPSIDEVEEPRVVGPFDVLVEVGAAGLCRTDLHVIEGQWAAIQNPTLPYTLGHENAGWVREVGSAVHTVTPGDAVILHPLVTCGLCAACRTGDDSHCSNAAFPGLNADGGMADLLLTNARSVVKLSPNLQPVEVAALADAGLTAYHAVRKAQPLLTPGTHAVVIGAGGLGHIGVQVLAAITSATITVVDRSAQALELAAKIGAHHTIDPTDGAGSMVDQVREITESGAHVVLDFVGEHGTPAEGIAMLRNRGSYYAIGYGGEVQVPTIELISREISLVGNLVGTYNDLVELMTLTSAGRVALHTTSYPLDAVLDAIHDLESGRLVGRGILVPSP, encoded by the coding sequence GTGAAGGCCGCACGCGTCCACTCATATGGTCGGCCGCCGTCGATCGACGAGGTGGAAGAGCCTCGTGTCGTCGGACCCTTCGATGTGCTCGTGGAGGTCGGAGCAGCAGGCCTGTGTCGCACCGATCTGCACGTCATCGAGGGTCAATGGGCGGCGATCCAGAACCCAACACTTCCCTACACGCTCGGCCACGAGAATGCCGGCTGGGTACGTGAGGTGGGCAGCGCCGTTCACACCGTGACGCCTGGCGACGCAGTCATCCTGCATCCACTGGTCACTTGTGGGCTGTGCGCGGCCTGTCGAACAGGCGACGACTCACACTGCTCGAACGCGGCCTTTCCTGGGCTCAACGCCGACGGGGGGATGGCCGACCTGCTCCTGACCAACGCTCGATCCGTCGTGAAGCTGAGCCCCAACCTGCAACCGGTGGAGGTCGCGGCGCTGGCTGATGCGGGGCTCACGGCCTACCACGCCGTACGAAAGGCTCAACCACTGTTGACGCCGGGCACGCATGCGGTCGTCATCGGTGCCGGTGGCCTGGGCCACATCGGCGTGCAGGTCCTCGCCGCCATCACGTCCGCGACGATCACCGTGGTGGATCGATCAGCACAGGCGTTGGAACTCGCTGCCAAGATCGGCGCCCATCACACCATCGACCCAACCGACGGGGCGGGATCAATGGTCGACCAGGTCCGGGAGATCACCGAGTCGGGCGCGCACGTCGTGTTGGACTTCGTGGGTGAGCACGGCACCCCGGCTGAGGGGATCGCCATGCTGCGCAATCGCGGCAGCTACTACGCCATCGGCTACGGCGGGGAGGTGCAGGTGCCGACCATCGAGCTCATCTCGCGGGAGATCAGCCTGGTGGGCAACTTGGTCGGCACCTACAACGACCTGGTCGAGCTCATGACCCTCACGTCGGCGGGTCGGGTCGCGCTGCACACCACCAGCTATCCGCTTGATGCTGTACTCGACGCCATTCATGACCTCGAGTCCGGACGGCTGGTCGGGCGCGGAATCCTCGTTCCTTCCCCCTGA
- a CDS encoding ANTAR domain-containing protein, whose protein sequence is MSEQVSTLAAALLRAENLQMALQHCRTIGMAMGILIERHKVTEDQAFDLLRDASNRTNVKLWKIADQLVRTRVLTADVRQAASRSPAFATSAHVEPRPALDGLRVCEVAPAGIAITHGG, encoded by the coding sequence ATGTCGGAGCAGGTCAGCACACTCGCTGCGGCCCTGCTCCGCGCCGAGAACCTGCAGATGGCGCTTCAGCACTGCCGCACGATAGGCATGGCCATGGGCATCCTCATTGAACGCCACAAAGTGACAGAAGATCAAGCCTTCGACCTACTGCGGGACGCCAGCAACCGGACCAACGTCAAGTTGTGGAAGATCGCCGACCAGCTGGTGCGCACCAGGGTGCTCACAGCCGACGTGCGACAGGCCGCCTCTCGGTCACCAGCTTTCGCGACGTCCGCACACGTCGAGCCTCGTCCGGCGCTCGACGGCCTTCGGGTATGCGAGGTGGCACCGGCCGGGATTGCCATCACCCATGGCGGCTGA
- a CDS encoding response regulator transcription factor has product MAETPSLQLANAASSTSSLAERAQEMLEALRHLVPFDAAWLALADPMSSSYSSLASRDLDEGVLRYFSGPKMAHDIELTHTNRARPPLSPSDLPYPASELRTWAECLIPAGFHEALAVALFTREQHHVGFLALLSDSAEPPPLGMRRRLHRVTSVLARGADPMRSLATTARVVKGATAGAVLCSDRGTRPLPGLHSDTLFADGSPVVAIACSCIDDGQIFASFLWPRGGRYAPDGHVRVTILANGEQPSAGLLGTVVISPATHLRGLTSRELEVLGLLVDGCSNQQIAQALVVAPRTVATHLEHILAKLEAPTRTLAAVRAEREGLYTPPSPLYRARITLPSRT; this is encoded by the coding sequence ATGGCGGAAACGCCGAGCCTGCAGCTGGCCAACGCCGCCTCCTCGACCAGCTCCCTCGCCGAGCGCGCGCAGGAGATGCTGGAGGCGCTTCGGCACCTCGTGCCCTTCGACGCCGCGTGGCTGGCCCTCGCTGATCCGATGAGCAGCAGCTACAGCTCCCTGGCCAGTCGCGACCTCGACGAGGGCGTACTGCGGTACTTCAGTGGGCCGAAGATGGCGCATGACATCGAACTGACTCATACCAACCGTGCCCGCCCTCCGCTGAGCCCCTCCGATCTGCCCTACCCAGCCAGTGAACTGCGGACGTGGGCGGAATGCCTCATCCCCGCCGGCTTCCACGAGGCACTGGCTGTCGCCCTGTTCACCAGGGAGCAGCACCATGTCGGGTTCCTCGCGCTCCTGTCCGACAGCGCGGAGCCACCGCCCTTAGGCATGCGGCGTCGCTTGCACAGAGTCACCTCCGTCCTGGCGCGCGGAGCCGACCCGATGCGCTCGCTGGCCACGACAGCGCGAGTGGTGAAGGGCGCGACCGCCGGGGCGGTCCTCTGTTCCGATCGTGGCACCCGGCCCCTGCCCGGCCTCCACAGCGACACCCTTTTCGCCGATGGATCGCCGGTCGTGGCGATCGCCTGCTCGTGCATCGACGACGGCCAGATCTTCGCGTCGTTCTTGTGGCCCCGCGGAGGCCGCTACGCCCCGGACGGGCACGTGCGCGTGACCATCCTGGCCAACGGGGAGCAGCCGTCGGCAGGCCTGCTCGGGACGGTCGTCATCTCCCCTGCGACCCATCTCCGCGGGTTGACGTCACGGGAGCTGGAGGTCCTCGGGTTGCTGGTCGACGGGTGTTCCAACCAGCAGATCGCCCAAGCGCTGGTCGTGGCGCCACGAACCGTGGCAACGCACCTCGAGCACATCCTCGCCAAGCTCGAAGCTCCCACGCGGACGCTTGCCGCGGTGCGGGCCGAGCGGGAGGGCCTCTACACCCCACCGTCGCCTCTCTACCGGGCAAGGATCACGCTGCCCTCGAGAACGTGA
- a CDS encoding ferredoxin: MRARVDPTRCQGYALCVEVAPKHFTFDDWGFVQAVQIDADGEHLATVTKAIDRCPIKAIRWIGSPPTAAVVDPETDEPVRPV, translated from the coding sequence ATGAGAGCTCGCGTGGACCCGACCCGATGCCAGGGGTACGCCTTGTGTGTGGAGGTGGCTCCCAAGCACTTCACGTTCGACGACTGGGGTTTCGTCCAAGCCGTGCAGATCGATGCCGACGGCGAACATCTGGCGACTGTCACCAAGGCGATCGACCGCTGCCCGATCAAGGCCATTCGCTGGATCGGGAGCCCACCGACCGCAGCGGTCGTAGATCCCGAGACGGACGAACCGGTCCGGCCGGTCTGA
- a CDS encoding PP2C family protein-serine/threonine phosphatase, with amino-acid sequence MDLPELARLTSEFVDAVDSLYDAADRTGQDSPGEARQLSREAGSLESRLRQVLAVQSEIVALVDPEADSPPSSSTPIRALLREVHLLAPDQLAAVVSARARELGAREAVIYLADYEQLLLQPLRGAGVPARQELSIDGSLGGRAFRRVEVVTVATNARGQRMWLPLLDGVDRLGVMELVVGEATPAFQNAARALVALAAELLVVTDNYTDIFSRLRRRKTLSLAAEIQWELLPPLTFASDRVVIAGALEPAYDIGGDSFDYAVNGPVVDWMVLDAVGHGLPAALLASAAVGTYRHARRNMVDLPDVAWAVNEVIASQFTDSRFATAAIARLHLDTGQLRWVNAGHPDPLIIRNGAMVSPGTCRPHPPLGLQTRKAEVCETQLHVGDRVVLYTDGIVEARSPEGEFFGEERLVDFIHRANALGDAAPETLRRLMRRIMEHQADHLQDDASVVMLEWRTGDERQLQV; translated from the coding sequence ATGGACTTGCCGGAACTCGCGCGTCTCACCTCCGAATTCGTTGATGCCGTCGATTCGCTGTACGACGCGGCCGACCGTACTGGTCAAGACTCGCCCGGTGAGGCTCGGCAGCTGAGCAGGGAAGCCGGCTCGCTGGAGTCCCGGCTGCGTCAGGTCCTTGCTGTTCAGTCCGAGATCGTTGCCCTGGTGGACCCAGAAGCTGACTCCCCGCCGAGCTCATCTACACCGATACGAGCGCTGCTTCGCGAAGTGCACCTGCTGGCGCCAGACCAGTTGGCGGCCGTGGTGTCCGCGCGGGCTCGAGAACTCGGGGCCCGAGAAGCCGTCATCTACCTGGCTGACTATGAGCAGCTCCTGCTACAGCCGTTGCGCGGTGCAGGTGTGCCAGCCCGTCAGGAACTGAGCATCGACGGATCGCTGGGTGGACGTGCGTTCCGGCGAGTAGAAGTGGTCACCGTCGCGACGAATGCCCGTGGCCAGCGCATGTGGCTGCCGCTACTTGATGGTGTCGACCGGCTGGGCGTGATGGAGCTGGTCGTCGGCGAGGCGACGCCTGCTTTTCAGAACGCGGCGCGGGCGTTGGTCGCTCTGGCGGCGGAGCTGCTCGTGGTCACCGACAACTACACCGACATCTTCTCCCGGCTGCGTCGTCGCAAGACCTTGAGCTTGGCTGCGGAGATCCAGTGGGAGCTGCTGCCGCCGTTGACCTTTGCTTCTGACCGGGTGGTCATCGCGGGAGCTCTGGAGCCGGCATACGACATCGGAGGGGACTCCTTCGACTATGCCGTCAACGGGCCGGTGGTCGACTGGATGGTCCTGGATGCCGTGGGTCACGGGTTGCCGGCCGCCTTGCTGGCTTCTGCCGCCGTGGGCACTTATCGGCATGCTCGACGCAACATGGTGGATCTGCCGGACGTCGCCTGGGCGGTGAACGAGGTCATCGCTTCTCAGTTCACCGACAGCCGGTTCGCCACCGCTGCCATCGCACGCCTGCACCTGGACACCGGCCAGCTGCGATGGGTCAACGCAGGCCATCCCGACCCGCTCATCATCCGCAACGGTGCGATGGTGTCCCCGGGCACCTGCCGACCCCATCCGCCGCTGGGCTTGCAGACGCGAAAGGCCGAGGTCTGCGAGACGCAGCTGCACGTCGGTGACCGGGTGGTGCTCTACACCGACGGCATCGTGGAGGCTCGTTCACCGGAAGGCGAGTTCTTCGGTGAAGAGCGACTCGTTGATTTCATCCACCGAGCCAACGCGTTGGGGGACGCGGCACCTGAGACGCTGCGGCGGTTGATGCGCCGCATCATGGAGCACCAGGCGGATCACCTGCAGGACGACGCCAGCGTCGTGATGCTCGAGTGGCGCACCGGTGACGAACGGCAGTTGCAGGTCTGA
- a CDS encoding GAF and ANTAR domain-containing protein gives MSSVARQLQEEHGDVEATLQIITAVAAATVPGVDECGITYVVGRQQLEPRAWTSELPQMADALQDRLREGPCLDAVWENAVVRVDDLETETRWPRFTREAGALGVGSMLCFQLFVQADVLGALNLYSRGPSAFDDESMDVGLMFAGHAAVALAGAEHEADLRGGMTHRDLIGQAKGILMERHRLTADQAFGVLVHTSSVTNRKVRDIAEELTTTGLLPPTTG, from the coding sequence ATGAGCAGCGTGGCCCGGCAGCTGCAGGAGGAACACGGCGACGTCGAGGCGACCCTGCAGATCATCACCGCAGTGGCTGCGGCGACCGTCCCCGGCGTGGACGAGTGCGGCATCACCTACGTCGTCGGCCGCCAGCAGCTCGAACCCCGCGCGTGGACCAGCGAGCTGCCTCAGATGGCCGACGCGTTGCAGGACAGGCTGCGAGAGGGCCCGTGCCTCGACGCGGTGTGGGAGAACGCGGTCGTGCGCGTCGACGACCTCGAGACCGAGACCCGCTGGCCGCGGTTCACCCGCGAGGCTGGGGCGCTTGGTGTCGGCAGCATGCTGTGCTTCCAGCTGTTCGTGCAGGCCGACGTCCTGGGCGCGCTCAACCTCTACAGCCGGGGACCGAGCGCTTTCGACGACGAGTCGATGGACGTCGGCCTGATGTTCGCCGGCCACGCCGCCGTGGCCCTGGCCGGTGCCGAACACGAGGCCGACCTCCGCGGCGGAATGACCCACCGCGATCTGATCGGGCAGGCCAAGGGCATCCTGATGGAGCGGCACAGGCTGACCGCCGACCAGGCCTTCGGTGTCCTCGTACACACCTCGTCGGTCACCAACCGCAAAGTGCGCGACATCGCGGAGGAGCTCACCACTACAGGACTGCTGCCGCCGACGACCGGCTGA
- a CDS encoding purine-cytosine permease family protein translates to MDYIPPGERNSTPKETGIVFFGAQMCFGIIVLGSLPIVFGLGWWAAFSAISIGTAVGTLLFGPVAAVGPRTGTNSAVSSGAFFGVVGRVVGSVVVLFIAIGFYALAVWTGGQAVVAGGHRLFGMPEGNFELAIAFAVIGAITVMVALVGHATVVVAQKVLAPLLGVLLLIGVLIKLPDFDAGFAGGDYLLGGFWPTWILSAVTAAGLPLSYGPFANDYARYLPVGAARRGAWTASAGVFAGCWFGMMAAAYFTTMFADPTGDFVFGMVAGLPTWFAIPLIIVGLLGGCGQGAIALYGSGLDTSSLIIKLKRVNATLFISIVSLALVYLGALVWNAIDLVSAFITLLNVVTAPWLVIIIMGHLAVRGRYTPEDLQVFNARRTGGAYWYNGGWNFYALTAWLPPVLVGMLLANTPPVLEGPLRNIAGGVDLSFIVSSALSFLIYGAFLLLMPDRVLPARSAERVGSAVIPGPAAPPPLEATAPVRSEAEVK, encoded by the coding sequence GTGGACTACATCCCTCCAGGGGAACGCAACTCGACGCCCAAGGAGACCGGCATCGTCTTCTTCGGCGCGCAGATGTGCTTCGGCATCATCGTCCTCGGGAGCCTTCCGATCGTGTTCGGCCTGGGCTGGTGGGCCGCATTCTCGGCGATCTCCATCGGGACGGCCGTCGGCACGCTGTTGTTCGGCCCGGTAGCTGCCGTCGGCCCGCGTACCGGCACCAACAGTGCGGTCAGCAGCGGGGCTTTCTTCGGCGTCGTCGGTCGAGTCGTCGGATCGGTGGTGGTCCTGTTCATCGCCATCGGCTTCTACGCCCTGGCGGTGTGGACCGGCGGCCAGGCCGTCGTGGCCGGAGGGCACCGACTGTTCGGCATGCCGGAGGGCAACTTCGAGCTCGCGATCGCCTTCGCCGTGATCGGTGCCATCACGGTCATGGTCGCGCTCGTCGGGCACGCAACCGTCGTTGTCGCACAGAAGGTCCTCGCACCACTGCTCGGCGTGCTGCTCCTCATCGGCGTGCTGATCAAACTCCCTGACTTCGACGCCGGCTTCGCGGGAGGGGACTATCTGCTAGGCGGCTTCTGGCCGACGTGGATCCTCTCTGCCGTCACGGCTGCGGGGCTGCCGCTCTCCTACGGCCCCTTCGCCAATGACTACGCCCGGTATCTGCCGGTGGGGGCCGCGCGCCGCGGCGCCTGGACCGCGAGTGCCGGGGTGTTCGCCGGATGCTGGTTCGGCATGATGGCCGCCGCCTACTTCACGACGATGTTCGCCGACCCGACAGGGGACTTCGTCTTCGGCATGGTCGCTGGCCTACCGACCTGGTTCGCGATCCCGCTGATCATCGTCGGGCTCCTCGGCGGCTGTGGCCAGGGAGCGATCGCGCTGTACGGCTCAGGCCTGGACACGTCGTCGCTGATCATCAAGCTGAAACGGGTCAACGCGACTCTGTTCATCAGCATCGTCAGCCTCGCGCTCGTCTACCTGGGGGCGCTGGTGTGGAACGCAATTGACCTGGTGTCCGCCTTCATCACCCTGTTGAACGTGGTGACCGCGCCCTGGCTGGTCATCATCATCATGGGACACCTGGCCGTCCGAGGTCGCTACACACCCGAGGATCTCCAGGTCTTCAACGCCCGTCGAACCGGCGGGGCGTACTGGTACAACGGCGGCTGGAACTTCTACGCGCTGACTGCCTGGCTGCCCCCGGTGCTCGTCGGCATGTTGCTGGCCAACACGCCGCCGGTCTTGGAAGGCCCACTTCGCAACATCGCAGGCGGTGTCGACCTCAGCTTCATCGTTTCTTCTGCGTTGTCCTTCCTCATCTACGGCGCCTTCCTGCTCCTCATGCCCGACCGCGTACTCCCGGCCCGCTCAGCGGAACGGGTGGGATCCGCCGTGATCCCCGGGCCGGCGGCCCCTCCTCCCCTCGAGGCGACGGCCCCTGTGCGATCGGAGGCGGAGGTCAAGTGA
- a CDS encoding amidohydrolase family protein, producing the protein MFAGSGYVDTYDRHGLLGRSSVLAHNVHPTDDELALLRSRGTSIAHCPTSNAALGSGIYSLARHVTAGVWVALGSDVGAGTGFSLLKEGLQAYFLQQLLGEAGYCLTPAHLLHLATTAGADALGLGHEVGDLGVGKPFDAVWLRPRPGTTLDIALRTAAGPEDAVARAFALGTPADIDTVWVDGEPLSMDVQRVLAGHGGHRRGTM; encoded by the coding sequence CTGTTCGCGGGCAGCGGCTACGTCGACACTTACGACCGTCATGGGCTGCTCGGCCGGAGCAGCGTGCTGGCCCACAACGTGCACCCGACGGACGACGAGCTGGCCCTGCTGCGCAGCCGGGGCACCAGCATCGCGCACTGCCCGACCAGCAACGCCGCGCTGGGCAGCGGGATCTACTCCCTCGCCCGGCACGTGACCGCCGGGGTGTGGGTGGCGCTGGGCTCCGACGTCGGGGCCGGCACCGGGTTCTCGCTGCTCAAGGAGGGACTGCAGGCCTACTTCCTTCAGCAGCTGCTGGGGGAGGCTGGGTACTGCCTCACCCCAGCCCATCTGCTGCACCTCGCGACCACTGCCGGTGCCGACGCCCTCGGACTCGGCCACGAGGTGGGTGACCTGGGCGTCGGCAAGCCATTCGACGCGGTCTGGCTCCGGCCGCGGCCGGGCACCACCCTGGACATCGCGCTGCGTACAGCCGCCGGGCCTGAAGACGCCGTGGCGCGGGCCTTTGCACTGGGGACTCCCGCCGACATCGACACGGTGTGGGTGGACGGAGAGCCGTTGTCGATGGACGTGCAGAGAGTTCTGGCAGGCCACGGCGGTCATCGGCGAGGAACGATGTGA
- a CDS encoding aromatic ring-hydroxylating oxygenase subunit alpha, translating into MNDLVQRIARQAELPLPEAIPLPAQAYWDPGLYELELERIFRGDWVCIARVEQVPAAGDYLAVDLAAEPMMVVRGEDEEIRVFSRVCRHRYVDLLGGKTEDSQKERGCAEWFECPYHSWTYRLDGSLMNAPEMLDRPGFDQAAYGLRPIHQQIWQGFIFVNLDGLAEPLEMSGLERVLDKYDLANWRIATVVDWGETKVNWKIMVENYAECYHHIGIHKETLQPLWPIGTVELGDEQGDDWFFSRMKAGAETAAGEEDGHLLQPSWLPPQRDLSPYQRSQSLLMVKFPMFMIVPSPDITFWFKAIPTGPETHRLEVALLVPQEHFDLEGREDGVQEAADFFRTFQGEDASINEFVQSTTRSANASGGVLHRHEQAIWQLQKYLASRLSEAGSTTSR; encoded by the coding sequence GTGAACGACCTGGTGCAGCGGATCGCCCGCCAGGCAGAGCTTCCGCTGCCAGAGGCGATCCCACTCCCGGCCCAGGCTTACTGGGATCCCGGTTTGTACGAGCTGGAACTGGAGCGCATCTTCCGAGGTGACTGGGTCTGCATCGCACGGGTCGAGCAAGTGCCAGCAGCAGGTGACTACCTCGCTGTCGACCTCGCCGCCGAGCCGATGATGGTCGTCCGCGGAGAGGACGAAGAGATCCGTGTCTTCTCTCGGGTCTGTCGTCACCGGTACGTGGATCTGCTCGGCGGCAAGACGGAAGACAGCCAGAAGGAGCGTGGCTGCGCGGAGTGGTTCGAGTGCCCTTACCACTCGTGGACCTACCGGCTCGACGGTTCGCTCATGAACGCTCCCGAGATGCTCGACCGCCCCGGCTTCGATCAGGCTGCCTATGGTCTGCGGCCCATCCACCAGCAGATCTGGCAGGGTTTCATCTTCGTCAACCTCGACGGGCTGGCGGAGCCCCTGGAGATGTCCGGACTCGAGCGAGTGCTCGACAAGTACGACCTCGCCAACTGGCGGATCGCGACCGTCGTCGACTGGGGGGAGACCAAGGTCAACTGGAAGATCATGGTCGAGAACTACGCCGAGTGCTATCACCACATCGGGATCCACAAGGAGACACTGCAGCCACTGTGGCCCATCGGGACCGTCGAGCTCGGCGACGAGCAGGGCGACGACTGGTTCTTCTCCCGCATGAAGGCTGGAGCCGAGACCGCGGCAGGAGAAGAAGACGGGCACCTGCTGCAGCCGAGCTGGCTTCCGCCGCAGCGCGACCTGTCCCCGTACCAGCGCTCGCAGTCTCTGCTGATGGTCAAGTTCCCCATGTTCATGATCGTTCCTTCCCCAGACATCACCTTCTGGTTCAAGGCGATCCCCACGGGTCCAGAGACCCACCGGCTCGAGGTCGCCTTGTTGGTCCCGCAGGAGCACTTCGACCTCGAGGGTCGTGAGGACGGCGTCCAAGAGGCAGCCGACTTCTTCCGCACCTTCCAGGGCGAAGACGCCAGCATCAACGAGTTCGTGCAGTCGACCACGCGATCGGCGAATGCATCAGGTGGTGTCCTGCACCGTCACGAGCAGGCCATCTGGCAGTTGCAGAAGTACCTGGCCTCCCGCCTCTCCGAGGCGGGTTCGACGACGAGCCGCTGA
- a CDS encoding NADH-ubiquinone oxidoreductase-F iron-sulfur binding region domain-containing protein, producing MTSPTVSPSLLIPDNVRAWGSADGLLGSSPAEPQSLQDYVETGGYQRTLTDDHGPHVLAALENATGVSTLRGRGGAAFPTMTKLRAVASAAAGGSVTRVVANGAEGEPLSYKDRYLMRFRPHAVLDGLLLAAAAVDADVAFVYVADPLARASMTAAVEELDAHREGGPQLRIFAAQDTYVAGEESAVVRSIQTGVARPTDKPPRPYQIGVDGVPTLVINVETVARLARSVRAGATPVQHDLLVTVSGMGIAPRLLEVPDGLPLGDLVREMTGERSSRPNVIMGGFFGGIVPAWPSLRLNFDAVHSRGSSLGCGALHLLAPDECPVKAAADIASFYSASNAKQCRTCMSSTDTIASVLASLGTSAREKGYERHLARWSTQLRGRGACAVPDGVALLLRTLLRYYPREVSRHIAVGCPQCAHAVDGRRWERFTVTMPGTPAPDRSVAMSLHSLEGAR from the coding sequence GTGACATCGCCAACCGTCTCGCCGTCCCTTCTCATCCCGGACAACGTCAGGGCATGGGGATCCGCCGACGGGCTTCTCGGCTCCTCGCCGGCGGAGCCGCAGTCCTTGCAGGATTACGTGGAGACCGGTGGTTACCAACGGACCCTGACCGACGACCACGGCCCCCACGTGCTGGCCGCACTGGAGAACGCCACCGGCGTGAGCACCCTCCGCGGACGAGGGGGTGCCGCGTTTCCCACAATGACCAAATTGCGAGCTGTCGCGTCGGCGGCAGCGGGTGGATCAGTCACCCGAGTCGTGGCCAACGGGGCCGAGGGTGAGCCGCTCAGCTACAAGGACCGGTACCTGATGCGCTTCCGGCCCCATGCGGTGCTAGACGGGCTGCTGCTCGCCGCCGCCGCCGTCGACGCAGACGTGGCGTTCGTCTACGTCGCCGACCCGCTCGCCCGGGCGAGCATGACGGCAGCAGTCGAGGAACTGGACGCCCATCGTGAGGGAGGCCCGCAGCTGCGGATCTTCGCGGCTCAGGACACCTATGTGGCTGGTGAGGAGTCCGCAGTGGTCCGATCGATCCAGACCGGAGTCGCCCGACCCACCGACAAGCCTCCGCGCCCGTATCAAATCGGTGTCGACGGCGTCCCGACGCTGGTCATCAACGTGGAGACGGTGGCCCGGCTTGCCCGTTCCGTCCGGGCTGGCGCCACGCCGGTGCAGCACGATCTCCTCGTCACCGTCTCAGGCATGGGCATCGCTCCTCGGCTGCTCGAGGTCCCGGACGGCCTGCCGCTCGGCGACCTCGTCCGCGAGATGACCGGAGAGCGATCCTCGCGACCGAATGTGATCATGGGCGGCTTCTTCGGCGGCATCGTGCCGGCCTGGCCCAGCCTCCGGCTCAACTTCGATGCCGTACACAGCCGCGGGAGTTCGCTGGGCTGTGGGGCACTGCACCTGCTGGCTCCTGACGAGTGTCCCGTCAAGGCCGCGGCGGACATTGCCTCGTTCTACTCCGCGTCGAACGCCAAGCAGTGCAGAACGTGCATGTCATCCACCGACACGATTGCCAGCGTCTTGGCATCACTGGGGACATCGGCACGAGAGAAGGGGTACGAGCGTCACCTCGCGCGATGGAGCACCCAGCTCCGCGGACGTGGCGCTTGTGCGGTCCCGGACGGAGTTGCCCTGCTGCTACGGACCCTGCTGCGGTACTACCCCCGGGAGGTCTCTCGGCACATCGCCGTCGGCTGCCCCCAGTGCGCCCATGCCGTCGACGGACGTCGCTGGGAGCGGTTCACCGTGACGATGCCTGGCACTCCTGCTCCCGACCGCAGCGTCGCCATGTCCCTGCACAGCCTGGAGGGCGCGAGATGA
- a CDS encoding CBU_0592 family membrane protein: protein MGQAIQIIGSLCVLIPFILVQMERLRPDNVVYVTFNALGSSTLAVLAAVDHQWGFLLLEGVWALVSLHSLLRLGRTMRASSEAQA from the coding sequence ATGGGGCAGGCCATTCAGATCATCGGCTCGTTGTGCGTCCTGATTCCTTTCATCCTCGTCCAGATGGAGCGACTCCGGCCGGACAACGTCGTATACGTCACCTTCAACGCACTGGGTTCGAGCACACTCGCCGTCCTGGCCGCTGTTGACCATCAGTGGGGCTTCCTCCTCCTCGAGGGCGTCTGGGCACTTGTCTCCCTCCATTCGTTGCTTCGGCTGGGCCGCACCATGCGTGCATCGTCCGAGGCTCAGGCCTAG